One Chloroflexota bacterium genomic region harbors:
- a CDS encoding M81 family metallopeptidase, giving the protein MRIAIGAIAHESSSFTPVATPYEAFSETGRGLLRGDEIIDVHRGVNSGAGGFIAGAEEFDFELAPVLWTFAEPSAPVEAGAWRRLKGEFLERLANLGPVDGVLLDLHGAMVIEDVEDGEGDLLSGIRGVIGDDPPVISTLDLHGNITQRMCDATTALIPCDNYPHTDFLERGLEASQMIVGTLRGELSPVMAWRQLPMLWTGGQFTGREPFDTIVARAHALETQPGILTASVAPGFPWADIHDAGASVIVVADRDADLARREADALGGWIYDQRDLFLPDLDSWDDALRTARAVNRWPAVFGDPQDNPGGGAPGDSVGMLRAFLDAGLSNALIVTLCDPEVVGIAQQAGEGTEITVDIGGKSAPDQGPPVHATAVVERLLDLRFSITGPMYTGMVQDFGPSVLLRIGGVHVAVTTLRMQVFDLEGPRMLGFEPERLSWIGVKSANHFRGAYEPIAGSVHRVAFPAQHRFDPREHRYTRLRRPIWPLDEVEL; this is encoded by the coding sequence ATGCGGATTGCCATCGGCGCCATCGCGCACGAATCGAGCTCGTTTACGCCCGTCGCGACGCCCTATGAGGCGTTTTCGGAGACCGGGCGCGGGCTGCTGCGGGGCGACGAGATCATCGACGTCCATCGCGGCGTCAACTCGGGCGCCGGGGGATTCATCGCAGGCGCCGAGGAGTTCGACTTCGAGCTGGCGCCGGTGCTGTGGACGTTCGCCGAGCCGTCGGCGCCGGTCGAGGCCGGTGCCTGGCGGCGCCTGAAGGGCGAGTTCCTGGAACGCCTCGCGAACCTGGGGCCGGTGGACGGCGTGCTGCTGGACCTGCACGGCGCGATGGTCATCGAGGACGTCGAGGACGGCGAGGGCGATCTGCTCAGCGGCATCCGCGGGGTGATCGGCGACGACCCGCCGGTCATCTCCACGCTGGACCTGCACGGCAACATCACCCAGCGCATGTGCGACGCCACCACCGCGCTCATTCCCTGCGACAACTACCCGCACACCGACTTCCTGGAGCGGGGTCTCGAAGCCTCGCAAATGATCGTGGGGACGCTGCGCGGCGAGCTGTCGCCCGTGATGGCGTGGCGGCAACTGCCGATGCTTTGGACGGGCGGACAGTTCACCGGGCGCGAGCCGTTCGACACCATCGTCGCCCGCGCCCACGCGCTGGAGACGCAACCCGGGATCCTCACCGCCTCCGTGGCGCCCGGCTTTCCGTGGGCCGACATCCACGACGCCGGGGCCTCCGTCATCGTGGTCGCCGACCGGGACGCGGATCTGGCGCGGCGCGAGGCCGACGCGCTCGGCGGCTGGATCTACGACCAGCGCGACCTTTTCCTGCCCGACCTCGACTCCTGGGACGACGCGTTGCGGACGGCGCGGGCCGTGAACCGCTGGCCGGCCGTGTTTGGCGACCCGCAGGACAACCCGGGCGGCGGCGCGCCGGGCGACTCGGTGGGCATGCTGCGGGCGTTCCTCGATGCCGGTCTTTCCAATGCCCTCATCGTCACGCTGTGCGATCCGGAAGTTGTGGGCATTGCCCAGCAGGCCGGCGAGGGCACCGAGATTACCGTGGACATCGGCGGCAAGTCGGCCCCGGACCAGGGACCGCCGGTGCACGCCACCGCCGTGGTGGAGCGGCTGCTCGATCTGCGCTTTTCGATCACGGGTCCGATGTATACGGGGATGGTGCAGGACTTCGGTCCGTCGGTGCTGCTGCGCATCGGCGGCGTCCACGTGGCGGTGACGACGCTCCGCATGCAAGTGTTCGACTTGGAGGGACCGCGCATGCTCGGATTCGAGCCCGAGCGTCTGTCGTGGATCGGCGTCAAGTCGGCCAACCACTTTCGCGGCGCCTATGAGCCCATCGCCGGCAGCGTGCACCGGGTGGCGTTCCCGGCGCAGCATCGCTTCGACCCGCGGGAGCACCGCTACACGCGGCTGCGGCGGCCGATTTGGCCGCTGGACGAGGTTGAGCTTTAG
- a CDS encoding DUF5615 family PIN-like protein yields the protein MRFKLDENLPLQLKRHFTESGHDAVTVLDQGMGGATDAEVASVCLGEERILVTQDIDFADIRMYPPGQFPGSWSFG from the coding sequence GTGCGCTTCAAGCTCGACGAGAATTTGCCGCTTCAGCTCAAGCGTCACTTCACGGAATCGGGCCACGACGCCGTCACGGTCCTCGACCAGGGCATGGGCGGAGCCACGGATGCAGAAGTCGCCTCAGTCTGCCTTGGCGAGGAACGAATACTGGTAACCCAAGACATCGACTTCGCGGACATCCGGATGTATCCGCCAGGGCAGTTTCCGGGATCGTGGTCTTTCGGCTGA
- a CDS encoding DUF433 domain-containing protein produces the protein MSWHEHISVDPNICHGQACIAGTRVMVTVILDNLAAGLTAEEIAESYPSVSADAVKAALQYAAELAKERMTPLGA, from the coding sequence ATGAGCTGGCATGAGCACATATCCGTTGATCCGAATATCTGTCACGGCCAAGCCTGCATCGCCGGCACCCGCGTGATGGTCACGGTGATCCTGGACAATCTCGCCGCGGGATTGACCGCTGAGGAGATCGCCGAGAGCTACCCCTCCGTTTCGGCCGACGCAGTCAAGGCGGCCCTGCAATACGCAGCCGAGTTGGCCAAGGAGCGGATGACCCCGTTGGGCGCATAG
- a CDS encoding type II toxin-antitoxin system VapC family toxin — protein sequence MTGFLLDTNVISELTRDEPDARVVRFLNDENDLWLSSVVVFEMEYGLATLTPGRRLETLRALQADILAAFHDRLLPPDQSGAEWAAKLRAQARLAGHAVDVGDALIAGTAKANGLAIATRNVRDFDGMDIDVVNPWDYP from the coding sequence TTGACGGGTTTTCTTCTGGACACGAACGTCATTTCCGAACTGACTAGAGACGAACCCGATGCGCGGGTGGTCCGGTTTCTCAATGACGAAAACGACCTATGGCTATCGTCCGTCGTCGTGTTCGAGATGGAATACGGCCTGGCGACACTTACCCCGGGCCGGCGCCTGGAAACGTTGCGCGCCCTGCAAGCGGATATCCTCGCCGCCTTCCACGACCGGCTGCTGCCCCCGGACCAGTCGGGCGCCGAATGGGCGGCCAAGCTCCGCGCGCAGGCGCGACTCGCGGGGCACGCCGTCGACGTCGGTGACGCGCTCATCGCCGGAACGGCCAAGGCCAACGGCTTGGCCATCGCCACCCGGAACGTGCGGGACTTCGACGGGATGGACATCGACGTCGTCAATCCGTGGGACTACCCATGA
- a CDS encoding prevent-host-death protein — translation MSAEASDRTWTVAEAKAKLSEVLRLAEEEGPQRIGLRRPFVVVPERVWREKSPPAMHLGRWLIDNVPRGLNWEVPRERRSNRPIPYADDDER, via the coding sequence TTGAGCGCTGAAGCATCAGACCGCACCTGGACCGTCGCCGAGGCGAAGGCCAAGCTATCGGAAGTCTTGCGGCTGGCCGAGGAGGAGGGACCGCAGCGCATCGGCCTGCGGCGGCCCTTTGTCGTCGTGCCCGAACGCGTGTGGCGGGAAAAGTCGCCTCCCGCGATGCACTTGGGCCGGTGGCTGATCGATAACGTGCCGCGGGGCCTGAACTGGGAAGTCCCCCGTGAACGGCGCTCGAATCGACCGATTCCCTATGCGGATGACGACGAACGTTGA
- a CDS encoding metal-dependent transcriptional regulator → MVAAPKLTESDQDHLRAIYDAGGARAQIAMGRVAEVAGNSPASVTVAVKRLHARGLVDYERYKGVRLTPDGERMALEMVRHHRLIERFLVEFLGYDWNDVHEEADRLEHAISEELERRIAARVSDPTTDPHGDPIPTEALEAVDDGAFMLTSATAGQRVAVARVSDRDRAILAYLTEIGLVPGVRVDVCERLPFDGPLEIRFGERTHHLGRSVSDRVFVLPDE, encoded by the coding sequence TTGGTAGCCGCACCAAAACTGACCGAGAGCGACCAGGATCACCTCCGCGCCATCTATGACGCCGGAGGCGCGCGCGCGCAGATTGCGATGGGCCGCGTGGCCGAGGTGGCGGGCAACTCGCCGGCATCGGTCACCGTGGCGGTCAAGCGGCTGCATGCGCGCGGCCTGGTGGACTACGAGCGCTACAAGGGCGTGCGCTTGACCCCCGACGGCGAGCGCATGGCGCTGGAAATGGTGCGTCACCACCGCCTGATCGAGCGGTTCCTGGTGGAGTTCCTCGGCTACGACTGGAACGACGTCCACGAGGAGGCCGACCGCCTGGAGCACGCGATCTCCGAGGAGTTGGAGCGCCGCATCGCCGCCAGGGTGTCGGATCCCACCACCGATCCCCACGGAGATCCCATTCCAACCGAGGCTCTCGAGGCGGTGGACGATGGAGCCTTCATGCTCACGTCCGCCACCGCCGGTCAGCGCGTCGCCGTGGCCCGGGTATCCGACCGTGACCGGGCGATTCTGGCCTACCTGACCGAGATCGGCCTGGTGCCGGGCGTGCGCGTCGACGTGTGTGAGCGCCTGCCGTTCGACGGTCCGCTCGAGATTCGCTTTGGCGAGCGCACCCATCACCTGGGCCGATCGGTTTCCGACCGCGTATTCGTGTTGCCGGACGAGTAG
- the groL gene encoding chaperonin GroEL (60 kDa chaperone family; promotes refolding of misfolded polypeptides especially under stressful conditions; forms two stacked rings of heptamers to form a barrel-shaped 14mer; ends can be capped by GroES; misfolded proteins enter the barrel where they are refolded when GroES binds), giving the protein MPKEILLDTEARAKLVKGIDTVANAVKTTLGPKGRNVALGKKYSGPTVTHDGVTVAKDIDLEDNFEDMGAQLIKEAASKTNDVAGDGTTTATVLAQAIIKAGLRNVAAGANPMIIKRGLNTAVEMVVEQVKADANQVRGREEIGQIASISANDEHIGQLIGEVMDKVGKDGAITVEESRGLEFEIEYVEGMKFDRGYISPYFITNQDRMEASIEDALILITDKKLSSVSDILPTLEKVTQAGKKELVVIGEDVEGEGLATLVVNKLRGVLNVLAVKAPGYGDRRKEMLQDIAVITGGTVISEDMGRRLDGIILEDLGQARRVVADKDDTTIVEGAGDEAAVQARITQLKGQLDETTSDYDREKLQERLAKLAGGVAVIRVGAATETELKEKKHRVEDALSATRAAIEEGVVPGGGIALLNAASALDGVEDTLGGDELVGAQALRRALEEPLRWIATNSGADGSVVIEEVRRRQESEGSSNIGFNVVDEDYVDLVKAGVIDPAKVTRSALENAVSIAGMILTTEALIADAPEDEDAAAAAAAAAAAGGGMGGMDF; this is encoded by the coding sequence ATGCCGAAAGAGATCCTGCTCGATACCGAGGCCCGCGCCAAGCTGGTCAAGGGTATCGATACGGTGGCCAACGCCGTCAAGACCACGCTCGGCCCCAAGGGTCGCAACGTGGCGCTGGGCAAGAAGTACTCCGGGCCCACCGTCACCCACGACGGCGTCACGGTTGCCAAGGACATCGATCTCGAGGACAACTTCGAGGACATGGGCGCCCAGCTCATCAAAGAGGCGGCCAGCAAGACCAACGACGTCGCCGGTGACGGCACCACCACCGCCACCGTGCTGGCCCAGGCCATCATCAAGGCCGGGCTGCGCAACGTGGCCGCCGGCGCCAACCCCATGATCATCAAGCGCGGCCTGAACACCGCCGTCGAGATGGTCGTCGAGCAAGTGAAGGCCGACGCCAACCAGGTGCGCGGTCGCGAAGAGATCGGGCAGATCGCCTCGATTTCCGCCAACGACGAGCACATCGGCCAGCTCATCGGCGAGGTGATGGACAAGGTCGGCAAGGACGGCGCCATCACCGTCGAGGAGTCCCGCGGGCTCGAATTCGAAATCGAGTACGTCGAGGGCATGAAGTTCGACCGTGGGTACATTTCGCCCTACTTCATCACCAACCAAGACCGCATGGAGGCGTCGATTGAGGACGCCCTGATCCTCATCACCGACAAGAAGCTCTCCTCGGTCAGCGACATCCTGCCCACGCTGGAGAAGGTGACCCAGGCCGGCAAGAAGGAACTGGTGGTCATCGGCGAGGACGTTGAGGGCGAGGGCTTGGCGACCCTGGTGGTCAACAAGCTTCGCGGCGTGCTCAACGTGCTGGCGGTCAAGGCCCCCGGCTACGGCGACCGCCGCAAGGAGATGCTGCAAGACATCGCCGTCATCACCGGCGGCACGGTCATCTCCGAGGACATGGGCCGCCGTCTCGACGGCATCATCCTGGAGGACCTCGGCCAGGCCCGGCGCGTGGTGGCCGACAAGGACGACACCACCATCGTCGAGGGCGCGGGCGACGAGGCGGCCGTGCAGGCCCGCATCACGCAGTTGAAGGGCCAGCTCGACGAGACCACCTCCGACTACGACCGCGAGAAGCTGCAAGAGCGTCTGGCCAAGCTGGCCGGGGGCGTTGCGGTGATTCGCGTGGGCGCGGCCACCGAGACCGAGCTCAAGGAGAAGAAGCACCGCGTGGAGGACGCGCTGTCCGCCACGCGCGCGGCGATCGAGGAAGGCGTCGTCCCCGGTGGCGGCATTGCCCTGCTCAACGCCGCCAGCGCGCTCGACGGCGTCGAGGACACTCTCGGCGGCGACGAGCTGGTGGGCGCGCAGGCGCTGCGCCGGGCGCTCGAAGAGCCGCTGCGCTGGATTGCCACCAACTCTGGCGCCGATGGATCGGTCGTCATCGAGGAGGTTCGCCGACGCCAGGAATCCGAGGGTTCCAGCAACATCGGCTTCAACGTGGTTGACGAGGACTACGTGGACCTGGTCAAGGCCGGCGTGATCGACCCGGCCAAGGTGACGCGGTCCGCGCTCGAGAACGCCGTGTCGATCGCGGGCATGATCCTCACCACGGAAGCCCTGATCGCCGACGCGCCGGAGGACGAAGACGCCGCCGCAGCCGCTGCGGCAGCAGCCGCCGCCGGCGGCGGCATGGGCGGCATGGACTTCTAG
- a CDS encoding Rrf2 family transcriptional regulator, translating to MRLSMRSDYGVRALTDLAMHHGQGPIQSADVARRMSIPPVYLDQVFSALRKAGLVRSTRGPQGGHELARGPDAITMSDIVTVLEGPLPILDCLEDASACDLTDTCSQRPVWGRVRTAILTSLEAVSLAELAVDMQEARERPAYSI from the coding sequence ATGCGCCTGTCCATGCGAAGCGACTACGGGGTCCGCGCCCTCACGGACCTCGCGATGCACCACGGGCAAGGACCGATCCAAAGCGCGGACGTGGCGCGGCGCATGTCCATTCCGCCGGTGTACCTGGACCAGGTGTTCAGCGCGCTCCGCAAGGCCGGGCTGGTGCGCAGCACGCGCGGACCGCAGGGCGGCCACGAGCTGGCGCGCGGACCCGATGCCATCACCATGAGCGACATCGTCACCGTGCTCGAAGGCCCGCTGCCGATCCTCGATTGCCTGGAGGACGCCTCGGCCTGCGACTTGACGGACACGTGCTCGCAGCGACCCGTGTGGGGGCGCGTGCGGACAGCCATCCTGACCTCGCTCGAGGCGGTCAGCCTGGCCGAGCTGGCCGTCGACATGCAGGAAGCCCGCGAGCGGCCCGCCTACAGCATCTAG
- a CDS encoding M67 family metallopeptidase has protein sequence MPLQITRRQLDDMVAHARDEAPLECCGIIGGTGDRAHATFRTRNIDQSRVHYTIHPEDHYRVTREIEDVREWDVLGFYHSHPASEAFPSATDLRHALESGYSEVSRFVIVSLADPSAPVARSFWLTGGEIDEELLVIVSEEGAD, from the coding sequence ATGCCCTTGCAGATCACCCGCCGCCAGCTGGACGACATGGTGGCGCACGCCCGCGACGAGGCGCCCCTGGAGTGTTGCGGCATCATTGGCGGCACGGGCGACCGCGCGCACGCGACCTTCCGCACGCGCAACATCGACCAGAGCCGGGTGCACTACACGATCCATCCCGAGGACCACTACCGGGTCACGCGCGAGATCGAGGACGTGCGCGAGTGGGACGTGCTCGGCTTCTATCACTCCCACCCCGCGAGCGAGGCGTTTCCCTCCGCCACCGATCTCCGGCACGCGCTGGAATCGGGCTACAGCGAGGTCTCGCGCTTCGTGATCGTCTCGCTGGCGGATCCGAGCGCTCCCGTGGCGCGCTCGTTTTGGCTCACGGGCGGGGAAATTGACGAGGAGCTGCTGGTGATCGTCTCGGAGGAGGGCGCCGATTAG
- the larE gene encoding ATP-dependent sacrificial sulfur transferase LarE → MAVDAPLDDKLDALRDSLRRMARVVVAYSGGVDSSLLAKVAHDVLADEAVAVTALSASLAESERVEAAAVAAEIGIRHELIVTHELENADYRRNDRMRCFHCKAELFDCLQRYADTHGIPYMVYGPVVDDLGDFRPGMAASRQRGARAPMVEAGLRKADVRELARRFDLPTWDKPAQACLASRVAYGTEVTVERLSQVERAEALLRAEGLHELRVRHHDAIARIEVPADALPRLVDDPERRRRIVDGIKALGFAFVTLDLEGFRSGSMNEALPLADQDAP, encoded by the coding sequence ATGGCCGTCGACGCCCCGCTCGACGACAAGCTCGACGCGCTGCGCGACAGCCTGCGGCGCATGGCGCGGGTGGTGGTGGCCTATTCCGGCGGCGTGGACAGCAGCCTGCTGGCCAAGGTCGCGCACGACGTCCTCGCCGATGAGGCGGTGGCCGTCACGGCTCTTTCAGCCAGTCTGGCCGAATCCGAGCGTGTCGAGGCGGCGGCCGTAGCGGCGGAGATCGGCATTCGCCACGAACTGATCGTGACGCATGAGCTCGAAAACGCCGACTATCGCCGCAACGACCGCATGCGCTGCTTCCACTGCAAGGCGGAGCTGTTCGACTGCCTGCAACGCTACGCCGACACGCATGGGATTCCCTACATGGTCTACGGCCCGGTGGTGGACGACCTGGGCGACTTCCGTCCGGGCATGGCCGCCAGCCGGCAGCGCGGCGCGCGCGCGCCCATGGTGGAAGCCGGGCTGCGCAAGGCCGACGTGCGCGAGCTGGCCCGCCGCTTCGACCTGCCAACCTGGGACAAGCCGGCGCAAGCCTGTCTCGCCTCGCGCGTGGCCTATGGAACGGAGGTGACCGTGGAGCGCCTGAGCCAGGTCGAGCGCGCCGAGGCGCTGCTGCGGGCCGAAGGACTGCACGAGCTGCGCGTGCGCCACCACGACGCCATCGCCCGCATCGAGGTCCCCGCCGACGCGCTGCCGCGGCTCGTGGACGACCCGGAGCGCCGCCGTCGGATCGTCGACGGCATCAAGGCGCTCGGCTTCGCCTTCGTCACGCTGGACCTGGAGGGCTTCCGCTCAGGTTCGATGAACGAGGCGCTGCCGCTCGCCGACCAAGACGCGCCGTAG
- a CDS encoding ATP-binding protein: protein MNRPDPISDQPLERNDPFGLSTFSIRRYSVQHMVLLFTVIGLLVGTNVVAALHGNTVLIVLAGALLGLTLAMTALVLHVGIRTVAVEIWIRRLGMGDFEYRIEPRGNDEVSKACLALETLRQSSIRAMQLDLVQKLSDELQEKNATLEDTLDELRKSQDRIVSQQKLAELGELSAGVAHEIRNPLQFIRNFAANSEVIAGQIKEAPEQPDDGDLETADELTEDLVENMRRIVMHSERADRIIADLLAMGRRGAGSFEPVDLNPLLAKQTGLAYQAAQAQTPGFTVEIRQQLDPDVGPIVAVPEDLARVFTNLVANACHAVAERAGLDGDDYAPELRIGSRRTAEGVEVAIRDNGVGMSPEVTAKIFSPFFTTKESSRSTGLGLTLSHEIVREHGGQIVPESRPGEYTEMTVQLPRNPG from the coding sequence ATGAACCGCCCGGACCCGATCTCCGACCAGCCGCTGGAACGCAACGACCCGTTCGGGCTGTCGACGTTCTCCATCCGGCGCTACTCGGTGCAGCACATGGTGCTGCTCTTCACGGTGATCGGGCTTCTGGTCGGCACCAACGTCGTCGCCGCGCTCCACGGGAACACCGTCCTCATCGTCCTTGCCGGGGCGCTGCTGGGTCTGACGCTCGCCATGACGGCGCTGGTCCTCCACGTCGGCATTCGAACCGTGGCGGTGGAGATCTGGATTCGCCGCCTGGGCATGGGCGATTTCGAGTACCGCATCGAGCCCCGGGGCAACGACGAGGTGTCCAAGGCCTGCCTGGCCCTGGAGACGCTGCGGCAGAGCTCCATCCGGGCCATGCAGCTCGACCTGGTGCAGAAGCTGTCCGACGAGCTGCAGGAAAAGAACGCCACGCTGGAAGACACCCTGGACGAGCTGCGGAAGAGCCAGGACCGCATCGTCAGCCAGCAGAAGCTGGCGGAGCTGGGCGAGCTGTCCGCCGGCGTGGCGCACGAGATCCGCAATCCGCTGCAGTTCATCCGCAACTTCGCCGCGAATTCCGAAGTCATCGCCGGTCAGATCAAGGAAGCGCCCGAGCAGCCCGACGACGGCGATCTCGAGACGGCGGACGAGTTGACCGAGGACCTGGTGGAGAACATGCGGCGCATCGTGATGCACAGCGAACGCGCCGACCGGATCATCGCGGACTTGCTGGCGATGGGACGGCGTGGCGCGGGGTCCTTCGAGCCGGTGGACCTGAATCCCCTCCTGGCGAAGCAGACCGGCCTGGCCTACCAAGCCGCGCAGGCCCAAACGCCCGGGTTCACGGTTGAGATTCGCCAGCAGTTGGACCCGGACGTGGGCCCGATCGTCGCGGTGCCGGAGGACCTGGCCCGCGTGTTCACCAACCTGGTGGCCAACGCCTGCCACGCCGTGGCGGAGCGGGCGGGGCTCGACGGTGACGACTACGCGCCCGAGTTGCGGATCGGGAGTCGACGAACGGCCGAGGGCGTTGAGGTGGCAATCCGCGACAACGGCGTGGGCATGTCGCCCGAGGTCACGGCCAAGATCTTCAGCCCCTTCTTCACCACCAAGGAAAGCAGCCGGAGCACCGGGCTGGGATTGACGCTGTCCCACGAGATCGTCCGGGAGCACGGCGGGCAGATCGTCCCGGAGTCCCGGCCCGGCGAATACACCGAAATGACGGTGCAGTTGCCGAGGAATCCCGGATAG
- a CDS encoding type II toxin-antitoxin system Phd/YefM family antitoxin — translation MTDWPLHDAKNRFSALVDAALAGDPQRVTRRGKPAVVVLAVEEYQRLCQAEKAGAPTFIDHLLAIPKGGPDDLFDQAPVKLRDVEW, via the coding sequence ATGACCGATTGGCCCCTGCATGACGCCAAGAACCGATTCAGCGCCCTGGTCGATGCGGCCCTCGCCGGCGATCCCCAGCGAGTGACCCGCCGGGGTAAGCCCGCGGTCGTGGTGCTGGCCGTCGAGGAGTACCAACGGCTGTGTCAGGCTGAGAAGGCTGGCGCGCCCACGTTCATCGACCATTTGCTCGCCATCCCCAAGGGCGGGCCGGATGACCTGTTCGATCAGGCCCCGGTAAAGCTTCGCGACGTGGAGTGGTGA
- a CDS encoding type II toxin-antitoxin system VapC family toxin, with product MYLLDTNVVSALRRPDRHQGPIAWIQAQRPSDVFLSVVTVGEIERGIARQQHRDPSFARELSVWLDRVLTWYGDRVLGVDVPTARRWGRMSGDLGHESADLIIAATALEHGLTVVSRNTRHFEPAGVEVFNPFGGSEESDDG from the coding sequence ATGTATCTGCTTGATACCAACGTCGTTTCCGCCCTGCGCCGGCCCGACCGTCACCAGGGGCCAATCGCCTGGATTCAGGCCCAGCGGCCGTCCGACGTGTTCCTGAGCGTGGTGACCGTCGGCGAGATCGAACGCGGCATCGCCCGGCAGCAGCACCGCGATCCGTCGTTTGCGCGGGAGCTGTCAGTCTGGCTGGACCGGGTGCTCACCTGGTACGGCGACCGCGTGCTCGGTGTCGACGTGCCGACCGCCCGGCGCTGGGGTCGAATGTCCGGTGACCTCGGGCACGAATCCGCGGACCTGATCATCGCGGCCACGGCGCTGGAGCACGGCCTGACTGTAGTGAGTCGGAACACCAGGCACTTCGAGCCCGCAGGCGTCGAGGTGTTCAATCCGTTTGGCGGAAGCGAGGAGTCCGACGACGGCTGA
- a CDS encoding histidine phosphatase family protein, producing the protein MRITLVRHAESEANFSNRYGGHDTGLTDRGRRQCAFLAQHRDRFDGARIIASDLARATETLRLVLGSAVDATLEQVWRERDFGGADGMLADAARARYPAVFDFEGAGWFAAKTEDGESLADVDRRVRVALEEIVARDDSHVAVFTHGGPIQLSICAVLGLDPRTHMRRFNVENTAMATFQSAPWGVVVTGWNEVSHLPSEERTGVFEA; encoded by the coding sequence ATGCGCATCACGCTCGTCCGGCACGCCGAGTCCGAGGCGAACTTCTCGAATAGGTACGGTGGGCACGATACCGGGCTGACCGACCGCGGCCGCAGGCAATGCGCCTTCCTGGCTCAGCACAGGGATCGATTCGACGGTGCGCGGATCATCGCCAGCGACCTCGCGCGCGCGACCGAAACGCTTCGTCTCGTCCTTGGGTCCGCAGTGGACGCGACCCTCGAGCAGGTCTGGCGCGAGCGCGATTTTGGCGGCGCCGACGGGATGCTGGCGGATGCGGCGCGCGCTCGCTATCCCGCAGTGTTCGATTTCGAGGGTGCCGGATGGTTCGCGGCCAAGACAGAGGACGGCGAGTCCCTCGCCGACGTGGATCGTCGCGTCCGCGTCGCGCTCGAGGAGATCGTGGCGCGCGACGACAGCCACGTCGCCGTCTTCACCCACGGCGGCCCCATACAGCTTTCGATTTGCGCAGTGCTCGGCCTGGACCCGCGCACGCACATGCGGCGATTCAACGTCGAGAACACCGCGATGGCGACATTTCAGAGTGCGCCGTGGGGTGTCGTCGTCACTGGGTGGAATGAGGTGTCGCACTTGCCGTCCGAGGAGCGCACGGGCGTATTCGAGGCCTAG